The DNA region ATCGGCCGGTCCGGCCAGATCTGCACGGGCGGCGCCGCCTTGCCGGTTTGATCCAGCGGAATCCGGTACAGATTGTTCGAGATCACGTTGTTGACGTAGAGCTCGTTGCCCAGGAAGGCGATGCCGTCGATGCCATCGAGGGTACGGTCCTGGATCAGCAACTCGGGCTCCGAGGCACCCGGCTTGAGGCGAAAGATTCGGCTGCCGAAGGTATCGCTGATGTAAAGCGCGCGATCCGGACCGATCGTAAAATCGTTGCAGAGATTGGTGTCACCGGGCAGCGGCCAACGCAACTTCGGTGCAGCGCTGGTCAGATCGAAGCTGCGCAGGATCGAATGGCGATCCTTGGCGCCGGGGACACCGATGATCTCACAGGCCCATAGCGTGTCGGTCGCCGCATCCGCCAGGACGCCGAGAAAGCTCACATTGCTGCCATCTCCGCTCGCGTCGACGAAGACGTCCGCACGGGTCGCGCCCGTAGCCGCGCGGTAGATCACCGGCTTGCTGGCGCTGCCGAGAATCAATGCACCGTCGGGCGTCGCCGTCACGCTCTCCGGCTGTGACTGCGGATCGGTCGTCACGACCAGCTTGGGCTCGGCCGCCACCGCGCTGGAGCAAACCAGTGCAGCGGCGCACAGCAGCAGGGAGAAGCGCATGATCATTTCCCGCTAGTTGGTGTGGCTGATCGCCCAGACATAGGCCGACACCGCAGCAACGTCGGCATCCGACAGTTCGGCGCCGCCCTTCGGCGGCATGGCGCCGCTGTAGTTGCGCGGACGCGGCACGCCGCTGGTCACGGTCTTGGTGATCGCCGCAAGACTGCCGTCGCCGAACACCCAATTGCCGGACGCGAGATCTGGACCGACCGATGTCCCCTTTGCATCGGACCCGTGACAGCCACTGCAGGTCCCGTTGCTGGCTTCGCCGTGGAAGATACGGTCGCCAAGCGCGACCTGGTCCTTGGTGGCGCCAGGCGGCACCGGAAGATTCGGCGTGTCACGGCCGGCGTCTGCGTGCGTGCCTTCCGGCGGAACGGCCGCACCGCCCGGACCCACCGCCGTCGCGGGGGCCGGCGCTCCGGCCACCTTGGCGTTGGCGGGATCGCCACCGTAGGTCACGCGCCAGATGCGACCATGCACGTCGTCGGCAATGTAGACCGCGCCGTCCGGTCCCAGCGCAAGGCCGCTCGGCCGGAACGCGGCCCGCCCGGGATCCTTGTGGGCGCCTGCAAAGCCGTCCGCGAACACGACATAGTCTCCGGCGGCCTTGCCGTCCTTCATCGGCTGGAAGATGACGTCATAGCCGGCCTGGTCGCGGGGCGCGCGATTCCATGAGCCGTGGAACGCGATGAACGCACCGTCCTGGTACGGCTTCGGGAATTGCGTGCCGGTGTAGATCAGCAGGTCGTTGGGCGCCCAATGGCCGGGAAAGGCGGCGGCCGGTGCCAGCTTGTCGGCGCAGAGCCCGACCGTCTTGCCGCCGTCGCCGCCATATTCCGGCGCAAGCACCAGCTTCTTTTGATCCTGGTCGTAATAGCACTCGGGCCAGCCGTAATCGCCGCCTTGTTTCAGCTCGACGACCTCTTCGGCCGGCAGCTCGACGCCCTGCTCGACGGTGTAAAGCTTGGACCAGTTCTGCGACAGCTGATCGCGGCCGTGCTGCGTGACATAAAGCCGGCCCTCCCGATCGATGCCATATCCTTCGCCATTGCGGATGCCGGTTGCGTAGCGCTCGGCCGCCGAGAAGGCCTGATCGGTTTTGCTGGCATCGTAGCGCCAGGTGCCGGCGCGCGTCTCGAGCTCGGTGCAGGGCTTGTGGCCCGGCGAGAGCGGCATGCGATTGTCGGCCTGGCAGGCATTGGTCGCCGATCCCAGGTCGACGAACAGATTGCCTTTGGCATCGATGATGAACGGATGCATCGGATGATCGCCGGTCAGCGGCATGCCGGACACCACGGTTTTCGCTTCGCCCGCCGGCGCGATTTCGCCGGGCA from Bradyrhizobium genosp. L includes:
- a CDS encoding SMP-30/gluconolactonase/LRE family protein; its protein translation is MRFSLLLCAAALVCSSAVAAEPKLVVTTDPQSQPESVTATPDGALILGSASKPVIYRAATGATRADVFVDASGDGSNVSFLGVLADAATDTLWACEIIGVPGAKDRHSILRSFDLTSAAPKLRWPLPGDTNLCNDFTIGPDRALYISDTFGSRIFRLKPGASEPELLIQDRTLDGIDGIAFLGNELYVNNVISNNLYRIPLDQTGKAAPPVQIWPDRPIKGPDGMRAHGGKLYVAENKNGRASAITVNGDQATVVTILDGLTQPTAIEPAGDTLWVGDRGKDKAIALPMPH
- a CDS encoding c-type cytochrome; translated protein: MSSSKRIHISIKGCPAIFALALAAVIAPRGAAAAECQNQDAGITLSPGFCATIFADNLGHVRHLAVTDDNVVYANTWSGRYYHNDAPPPGGFLLALKDSRGTGRADVVQRFGPDKAAGAAGGTGIAVYNNAVYAELNDKIVRYARVPGEIAPAGEAKTVVSGMPLTGDHPMHPFIIDAKGNLFVDLGSATNACQADNRMPLSPGHKPCTELETRAGTWRYDASKTDQAFSAAERYATGIRNGEGYGIDREGRLYVTQHGRDQLSQNWSKLYTVEQGVELPAEEVVELKQGGDYGWPECYYDQDQKKLVLAPEYGGDGGKTVGLCADKLAPAAAFPGHWAPNDLLIYTGTQFPKPYQDGAFIAFHGSWNRAPRDQAGYDVIFQPMKDGKAAGDYVVFADGFAGAHKDPGRAAFRPSGLALGPDGAVYIADDVHGRIWRVTYGGDPANAKVAGAPAPATAVGPGGAAVPPEGTHADAGRDTPNLPVPPGATKDQVALGDRIFHGEASNGTCSGCHGSDAKGTSVGPDLASGNWVFGDGSLAAITKTVTSGVPRPRNYSGAMPPKGGAELSDADVAAVSAYVWAISHTN